One Belonocnema kinseyi isolate 2016_QV_RU_SX_M_011 chromosome 6, B_treatae_v1, whole genome shotgun sequence genomic region harbors:
- the LOC117175077 gene encoding probable small nuclear ribonucleoprotein G, which yields MSRAHPPELKKYMDKKLSLKLNGGRHVIGILRGFDPFMNMVIDETIEECKDGTKNNIGMVVIRGNSVIMLEAIDRI from the exons ATGAGTAGAGCACATCCACCTGAGCTAAAAAA GTATATGGACAAAAAATTATCCC TTAAACTCAACGGTGGCAGACATGTGATCGGAATCTTGCGGGGCTTTGATCCGTTCATGAATATGGTGATAGATGAAACTATCGAGGAATGCAAAGACGGTACCAAAAACAACATTGGGATGGtg GTTATTCGAGGGAACAGCGTGATCATGCTGGAGGCGATAGATCGAATATGA